One part of the Marinobacterium rhizophilum genome encodes these proteins:
- a CDS encoding DegT/DnrJ/EryC1/StrS family aminotransferase — protein MSDKPIYVTEPYLPSLEEFIPYLEEIWESKRLTNGGPMHGKLEQALCEYLGVPEIALFNSGTVALLTALQALRITGEVITTPYSFVATSHSLLWNGIKPVFVDIDPKTLNIDPKKIEAAITSQTTAILPVHCYGTPCDVESIQKIADNYNLRVIYDAAHAFGVQDSGGSILRHGDLSTLSFHATKVFNTFEGGAIVCPDAKTKQHINNLKNFGILDEVTVVAPGINGKMSEVNAAFGLLQLQHIDHVIERRREIDQTYRQYLKDIPGIRFLEKVGKSLSNYSYFPILIEPEYPISRDQLYFKLKNNHVHTRRYFYPLISEFSMYRDLISAQPANLPVASYISRRILCLPIYPTLEKKDQEHIIEFISNCETT, from the coding sequence ATGAGCGATAAACCTATCTACGTTACCGAGCCCTACTTGCCATCGCTTGAAGAGTTTATTCCATACCTGGAAGAGATTTGGGAAAGTAAAAGGTTAACAAATGGCGGGCCTATGCACGGAAAGCTGGAACAGGCTCTGTGTGAGTATTTAGGTGTGCCAGAGATTGCGCTGTTTAATAGCGGCACTGTGGCTTTGCTGACAGCGCTGCAGGCACTTCGTATTACTGGTGAAGTAATAACGACGCCATACTCCTTCGTTGCAACATCTCATTCGCTGCTTTGGAACGGAATTAAACCTGTTTTTGTCGATATAGATCCAAAAACACTGAATATAGACCCAAAAAAAATTGAAGCGGCGATCACGTCACAGACGACTGCAATTCTGCCTGTCCACTGTTATGGCACCCCTTGTGATGTCGAGTCTATACAAAAAATAGCTGACAATTATAATTTGCGCGTGATCTATGATGCGGCACATGCTTTTGGTGTTCAGGATAGTGGTGGCAGTATACTGCGACACGGTGACTTAAGTACATTGAGCTTTCATGCAACTAAGGTATTTAATACATTTGAAGGGGGGGCGATCGTCTGCCCGGATGCCAAAACAAAGCAGCATATCAACAACCTGAAGAACTTTGGTATTCTTGATGAGGTAACAGTGGTTGCTCCAGGAATAAATGGCAAGATGAGCGAAGTCAATGCTGCATTTGGGTTGTTACAGTTGCAACATATCGATCATGTTATCGAGCGCCGGCGCGAAATTGATCAGACTTATCGTCAGTACTTGAAGGACATTCCGGGTATCCGCTTTCTCGAGAAAGTTGGAAAGAGTCTTTCCAATTACTCCTACTTCCCGATTCTTATTGAGCCGGAGTACCCGATTAGTCGGGATCAGCTATATTTTAAGTTAAAGAATAATCATGTCCACACAAGGCGTTATTTCTATCCGCTGATCAGTGAGTTTTCGATGTATCGGGATCTTATATCTGCGCAGCCAGCTAACCTGCCGGTGGCTAGTTATATATCCCGCAGAATATTGTGCCTTCCTATTTATCCTACGCTTGAAAAAAAAGACCAAGAACATATAATTGAATTTATTTCTAATTGTGAAACTACATAG
- a CDS encoding ABC transporter ATP-binding protein, with translation MLSSLKELYSLLTHDQRKGLLRLQCLIGLTAVAEMASIFSIGPFMALVADMSHLQGDGILAQLYRASALGSPEDFLFWLGVGVLGALTVAACVSMYSNWRLAYYGQQLGAELSTRLYRHYMQQCWLFHASGNSSQLINKINGECIRLTNQVITQFLQLNARAILALVIAVAILIYNPLVALMGIGLFAAAYLLLYRIVRRRLVANGQIVTKTNRERMKLMQEGFGGIKDTLLLGRQADFNERYSAANQAFGRAQGTNTVMAQVPRYAMELVAFGAIIMLVLYLLRSNQGDLGTVLPVLAVYALAGFKLLPAFQHIYASAATLRSNLAAFDNLKVDLEASRKAVVDKPAEAQGRKVARKQISLENVRFRYPGKDEWALDNLTLTLPLNQVIGVVGASGSGKSTAIDILLGLIEPDEGSLCIDGQPLRSDELRAWQNNIGYVPQSIFLADASIRENIAFGLPLTGIDDERVERAARMAHLDDLLGRLPLGLNTLVGERGVQLSGGERQRIGIARALYDDADVLVLDEATSALDGITERLVMDAIHDFSGHKTIIIIAHRLSTVKSCNRIYLMDNGVVVDSGVYDELALRNEIFQRMTEHA, from the coding sequence ATGCTGTCGAGTCTTAAAGAACTTTACTCTCTGCTTACCCATGATCAGCGAAAGGGGCTATTGCGCCTGCAATGTCTGATCGGGCTTACGGCCGTTGCCGAGATGGCGAGCATCTTTTCCATTGGGCCCTTTATGGCCTTGGTTGCGGATATGAGCCACCTGCAAGGTGATGGCATCCTGGCCCAGCTCTATCGGGCTAGTGCCCTTGGTTCACCAGAGGATTTTTTGTTCTGGCTCGGAGTTGGTGTATTGGGGGCTCTGACAGTGGCGGCTTGTGTTTCCATGTATTCCAACTGGCGCCTTGCCTATTACGGCCAGCAGCTGGGCGCTGAGTTGAGTACCCGACTTTACCGGCACTATATGCAGCAATGCTGGCTGTTCCATGCCAGCGGCAATAGCTCGCAGTTGATCAACAAAATTAACGGCGAATGTATTCGGCTTACCAACCAAGTGATTACACAGTTTTTGCAGCTTAATGCTCGTGCCATTTTAGCGCTGGTGATTGCGGTGGCTATCCTGATCTACAATCCGCTTGTCGCACTAATGGGAATAGGGTTATTTGCGGCAGCCTACTTGTTGCTCTACCGCATTGTGCGTCGCCGCCTGGTTGCAAATGGCCAGATCGTGACAAAGACCAATCGCGAGCGAATGAAACTGATGCAGGAAGGGTTCGGTGGCATCAAGGATACTCTGTTGCTTGGACGTCAGGCCGATTTTAATGAACGTTACTCAGCCGCCAACCAAGCCTTCGGCCGTGCCCAGGGTACCAACACAGTGATGGCGCAAGTGCCGCGCTATGCCATGGAACTAGTCGCCTTTGGTGCCATCATCATGCTTGTGCTCTACCTGTTGCGTAGCAACCAGGGGGACCTTGGTACGGTACTACCGGTTCTGGCGGTGTATGCGCTGGCCGGCTTCAAGCTACTACCGGCGTTTCAGCATATCTATGCATCTGCCGCGACACTGCGCAGCAACCTGGCGGCGTTCGATAATTTGAAAGTGGATTTAGAGGCTAGTCGTAAGGCCGTAGTTGACAAACCCGCCGAAGCCCAAGGTCGTAAGGTGGCCCGTAAACAGATCTCGTTGGAAAATGTCCGTTTTCGTTACCCTGGCAAAGATGAGTGGGCGCTGGATAACCTGACTCTGACATTACCGTTAAATCAAGTGATCGGGGTGGTAGGCGCATCCGGTTCCGGTAAATCCACGGCTATCGATATTCTTTTGGGGCTGATCGAGCCAGATGAGGGGAGTCTCTGCATCGATGGTCAGCCACTTAGGTCAGATGAGCTTCGGGCCTGGCAGAACAACATCGGCTATGTACCGCAATCAATCTTCCTGGCAGACGCCAGCATTCGTGAAAACATCGCCTTTGGTTTGCCGCTGACGGGGATAGATGATGAGCGCGTAGAGCGTGCTGCACGTATGGCACATCTGGATGATTTACTCGGGCGCCTGCCGCTCGGGCTGAATACGCTGGTGGGTGAGCGCGGTGTGCAGCTTTCCGGTGGGGAACGTCAGCGTATCGGCATTGCTCGTGCACTTTATGATGATGCTGACGTACTCGTGCTGGATGAAGCGACAAGTGCGCTTGATGGAATTACTGAAAGGTTGGTGATGGATGCCATTCATGACTTCTCGGGACATAAAACGATTATTATTATTGCTCATCGTTTGTCTACTGTGAAATCATGCAATCGGATCTACCTGATGGATAATGGGGTGGTTGTTGATAGTGGCGTTTACGACGAACTTGCACTGCGTAATGAAATATTTCAACGTATGACAGAGCATGCGTGA
- the rfbC gene encoding dTDP-4-dehydrorhamnose 3,5-epimerase: protein MEFTPLEIPDVVLITPKVFSDERGFFMETFRQNEFEQYCGPYSFVQENHSRSKKGVLRGLHYQVKHPQGKLVRVTRGEVFDVAVDIRRDSPTLGKWVGVYLNEDSKQMMWVPPGFAHGFYVTSDEAELQYRCTDYYAPEHECCIRWDDPGIGVEWPLINSDAQLSKKDRDGYLLQITK from the coding sequence ATGGAATTTACCCCTCTCGAGATTCCGGATGTCGTGCTGATAACACCCAAGGTATTCAGTGACGAGCGCGGCTTCTTTATGGAAACCTTCCGCCAGAACGAATTCGAGCAATACTGCGGGCCATACAGTTTCGTGCAGGAAAACCACAGTCGCTCCAAAAAGGGCGTACTGCGCGGCCTGCACTACCAGGTCAAGCACCCCCAGGGAAAACTGGTGCGCGTTACCCGCGGCGAGGTGTTTGATGTCGCGGTCGACATCCGCCGCGATTCGCCGACATTAGGAAAGTGGGTCGGCGTGTATTTGAATGAAGACAGCAAGCAGATGATGTGGGTGCCGCCCGGGTTTGCGCATGGGTTTTATGTGACGTCGGACGAGGCAGAGCTGCAGTACAGATGCACGGATTACTATGCGCCGGAGCATGAGTGTTGTATTCGGTGGGATGATCCGGGGATTGGGGTGGAGTGGCCGTTAATAAATAGCGATGCGCAGCTGTCGAAAAAGGATCGAGATGGATACCTGCTACAGATCACAAAATAA
- the rfbA gene encoding glucose-1-phosphate thymidylyltransferase RfbA yields the protein MTQRKGLILAGGAGTRLHPITLGVSKQLLPIYDKPMIYYPLSVLMLAGIREVLIISTPEDLPNFQHLLGDGSQFGIRLSYAVQPSPDGLAQAFIIGESFIGNDNCCLILGDNIYYGQHFTDKLYAADARTEGATVFGYHVSDPERFGVVEFDSAGRAISIEEKPAQPKSNYAVTGLYFYDNRVIDIAKTIKPSKRGELEITDINSFYLQDQSLSVEMLGRGFAWLDTGTHDSLLDAGQFVATIEQRQGLKVACLEEIAFKKGWLSATEVEQQAERFRKNGYGQYLLKVLQDYKEPF from the coding sequence ATGACCCAACGCAAAGGCCTTATCCTCGCCGGCGGCGCCGGTACCCGCTTGCATCCCATTACCCTGGGTGTGTCCAAGCAGCTGCTGCCGATTTACGACAAGCCGATGATCTACTATCCGCTGTCGGTGCTGATGCTGGCGGGTATCCGTGAGGTCCTGATTATTTCCACGCCTGAAGACCTGCCCAATTTTCAGCACCTGCTGGGGGATGGCAGCCAGTTTGGCATTCGGTTGAGCTACGCAGTGCAGCCATCGCCGGACGGCCTGGCGCAGGCCTTCATTATTGGCGAGAGCTTTATCGGCAACGACAACTGCTGCCTGATCCTCGGTGACAATATCTACTACGGTCAGCACTTTACCGACAAGCTCTATGCCGCGGATGCCCGTACCGAAGGGGCGACGGTATTTGGCTACCATGTGTCGGACCCGGAGCGTTTTGGCGTGGTGGAGTTCGACAGCGCCGGTCGTGCCATCAGTATCGAGGAAAAGCCCGCGCAGCCGAAATCCAATTACGCGGTAACGGGCCTGTATTTCTACGACAACCGCGTGATCGATATCGCCAAAACGATCAAGCCCTCCAAAAGGGGCGAGCTGGAAATCACCGATATCAACAGTTTCTACCTGCAGGACCAGAGCCTGAGCGTCGAAATGCTCGGCCGCGGCTTCGCCTGGCTGGATACCGGCACCCATGACTCCCTGCTGGATGCCGGCCAGTTTGTCGCCACCATCGAGCAGCGCCAGGGCCTCAAGGTCGCCTGTCTCGAAGAGATCGCATTCAAGAAAGGCTGGTTAAGCGCCACGGAAGTAGAGCAGCAGGCAGAACGTTTCAGGAAGAATGGCTATGGCCAGTACCTGCTGAAGGTGCTGCAAGACTATAAAGAGCCGTTTTAA
- the rfbD gene encoding dTDP-4-dehydrorhamnose reductase has product MKILLLGKNGQVGWELQRALAPLGELVALDRKGLNGLCGDLADFDGLRASIRQVKPDVIVNAAAYTAVDRAEQEAELAYLINADAVQLLAEEARRLEATLVHYSTDYVFDGSGSSPWRETNTPAPLNVYGASKLAGEAAILASGCRHLIFRTSWVYGKHGHNFIKTILRLAREHEQLSLIDDQVGAPTGADLLADMTAQALRRMQETPDLGGLYHLAAEGETSWYGYGCYLVDQARSLGLELAVREIVPIPATEYPSPAIRPLNSRLDTQRLQQHFNLRLPTWQNGVSRLLKEITGSNR; this is encoded by the coding sequence TTGAAAATCCTGCTGCTGGGCAAGAATGGCCAGGTGGGGTGGGAACTGCAGCGGGCCCTGGCCCCGCTGGGTGAGCTTGTCGCGCTGGATCGAAAGGGGCTGAATGGCCTGTGCGGTGATCTGGCGGATTTCGACGGCCTGCGCGCCAGCATTCGCCAGGTAAAGCCAGATGTTATCGTCAATGCAGCGGCCTATACCGCGGTGGACCGGGCCGAGCAGGAAGCGGAGCTGGCATACCTGATCAACGCTGACGCGGTGCAGCTGCTGGCGGAGGAAGCACGCAGGCTCGAGGCCACGCTGGTGCATTATTCTACCGACTATGTCTTCGATGGCAGCGGCAGCTCGCCCTGGCGCGAAACCAATACCCCGGCACCGCTGAATGTGTATGGCGCCAGCAAGCTGGCGGGTGAGGCGGCCATTCTCGCCAGCGGTTGCCGCCACCTGATCTTTCGTACCAGCTGGGTATACGGCAAGCATGGCCACAACTTCATCAAAACGATCCTGCGCCTGGCCCGCGAGCACGAGCAGCTGAGCTTGATAGATGACCAGGTGGGCGCCCCCACCGGGGCCGACCTGCTGGCCGATATGACGGCTCAGGCGCTGCGGCGTATGCAGGAAACCCCGGACCTTGGCGGCCTTTACCATCTGGCGGCCGAGGGTGAAACCAGCTGGTACGGCTATGGCTGTTACCTGGTCGACCAGGCGCGCAGTCTTGGCCTGGAGCTTGCCGTAAGGGAGATAGTGCCGATTCCCGCCACGGAGTACCCCTCGCCAGCGATACGCCCACTAAACTCAAGGCTTGATACGCAGCGCCTGCAGCAGCACTTTAATCTGCGGCTGCCGACTTGGCAGAATGGCGTGTCCCGCCTGCTGAAGGAAATCACAGGGAGTAACCGATGA
- the rfbB gene encoding dTDP-glucose 4,6-dehydratase, producing the protein MKILITGGAGFIGSAVIRHLMQNTQDLVVNVDKLTYAANPDSLGDLCHSDRYVFEQMDICNRAELERVFAAQSPDAVMHLAAESHVDRSLTGPGAFIETNILGTYTLLEVARAYWQGLDAPEQAAFRFHHVSTDEVYGDLGANDALFTESTSYAPSSPYSASKASSDHLVRAWQRSYGLPTLITNCSNNYGPCQFPEKLIPLVILNALEGKPLPIYGKGEQRRDWLHVEDHARALYTVLKRGTVGETYNIGGLNELRNIDVVHTLCEQLDQLRPCGAGSYKRLITHVQDRPGHDQRYAIDAGKVQRELGWAPLETFESGLRKTVQWYLDNPGWVARVKSGAYQQWIDAQYGDCQVTA; encoded by the coding sequence ATGAAAATCCTGATTACCGGCGGCGCAGGCTTTATCGGCTCGGCCGTGATCCGTCATCTGATGCAGAACACACAGGATCTGGTGGTCAATGTCGACAAGCTCACCTACGCCGCCAATCCGGACTCCCTGGGCGACCTGTGCCACAGTGATCGCTATGTGTTTGAGCAAATGGATATCTGCAACCGCGCCGAGCTTGAGCGAGTCTTTGCCGCCCAGAGCCCCGATGCGGTGATGCATTTGGCGGCCGAAAGCCATGTCGATCGCTCCCTAACGGGCCCCGGGGCCTTTATCGAGACCAATATCCTGGGAACCTATACCCTGCTTGAGGTCGCCAGAGCCTACTGGCAGGGGCTGGACGCGCCTGAACAGGCCGCCTTTCGATTTCATCATGTCTCCACCGACGAAGTGTACGGGGACCTGGGTGCCAACGATGCCCTGTTTACCGAATCTACCTCCTATGCACCGAGCTCGCCCTATTCAGCCAGCAAGGCGAGCTCCGATCACCTGGTGCGGGCCTGGCAGCGCAGCTACGGCCTGCCGACACTGATCACCAATTGCTCCAATAACTACGGACCCTGCCAGTTTCCGGAAAAGCTGATACCGCTGGTCATTCTGAATGCGCTTGAGGGCAAGCCGCTGCCGATCTACGGCAAAGGCGAGCAGCGCCGCGACTGGCTGCATGTGGAAGACCACGCCCGTGCGCTCTATACGGTCTTGAAGCGCGGGACGGTCGGCGAAACCTACAATATTGGCGGCCTGAACGAGCTGAGAAATATCGACGTGGTGCATACCCTGTGCGAGCAGCTGGATCAGTTGCGCCCATGCGGCGCGGGTAGCTACAAGCGCCTGATCACCCATGTCCAGGACCGCCCGGGTCACGATCAGCGTTATGCCATTGATGCCGGCAAGGTTCAGCGGGAACTCGGCTGGGCACCGCTGGAGACGTTCGAGTCCGGCCTGCGCAAGACCGTGCAATGGTACCTTGATAATCCCGGCTGGGTGGCTCGGGTCAAGAGCGGCGCCTACCAGCAGTGGATAGACGCCCAGTACGGCGACTGTCAGGTGACTGCTTGA
- the rfaH gene encoding transcription/translation regulatory transformer protein RfaH, whose amino-acid sequence MAVQRAWYLLQTKPRQDARALENLEFQGYDCFAPCMTVERIRGGKRCELLEPLFPGYLFIYLDPLADNWRPIRSTRGVSRLVTFNDTPLPVAHNIVDQLRKRVAGEKKQPAVTLLKTGDRVRIADGAFAELDALFECYDGTERVVILLNLMQRTQRLVMPLANIRQA is encoded by the coding sequence ATGGCAGTACAGCGCGCCTGGTATCTGTTGCAAACCAAGCCCCGGCAGGACGCCCGTGCGCTGGAAAATCTTGAATTCCAGGGTTACGACTGCTTTGCGCCTTGCATGACCGTTGAACGCATCCGTGGCGGCAAGCGCTGCGAGTTGCTGGAGCCGCTTTTCCCCGGCTACCTGTTTATCTACCTGGACCCGCTGGCGGACAACTGGCGTCCGATCCGTTCCACCCGTGGCGTTAGCCGCCTGGTGACCTTCAACGATACGCCCCTGCCTGTCGCGCACAATATTGTCGATCAGCTGCGCAAGCGCGTGGCCGGGGAGAAAAAACAGCCAGCCGTTACCCTGCTGAAAACCGGTGATCGGGTGCGCATTGCCGACGGCGCCTTTGCCGAACTCGATGCGTTGTTTGAATGTTACGACGGCACCGAACGTGTGGTAATACTGCTCAACCTGATGCAAAGAACCCAGCGGCTGGTGATGCCGCTGGCCAACATCCGCCAGGCCTGA
- the tviB gene encoding Vi polysaccharide biosynthesis UDP-N-acetylglucosamine C-6 dehydrogenase TviB yields the protein MLDLNNIRICVLGLGYVGLPLAVEFGKQFDTVGFDINRGRVDELRSGQDSTLEVEPEELRTASQLSFSADLADVAQCNVFIVTVPTPVDDSKQPDLSPLRKASQAIGSILQPGSVVIYESTVYPGATEEVCVPVLEAASGMAFNSDFFVGYSPERINPGDKQHRLPSIVKVTSGSTPEVADFVDALYRRVITAGTHKAGSIKVAEASKVIENTQRDLNIALVNELAIIFGKLGIDTSQVLEAAGTKWNFLPFRPGLVGGHCIGVDPYYLTHKAQAAGYFPDVILAGRRINDGMGQYVAEEVVKLMIKRRVHVADARVLILGLSFKENCPDIRNTKVIDVVRELESYGAHVDVHDPWVEPEQARDEYGLALLESPQQGQFDAVVLAVAHRQFQEMGAERIRGLCRDLEHSVLFDVKGMLALDQVDKRL from the coding sequence ATGTTGGACCTGAATAACATCAGGATCTGTGTGTTGGGTCTGGGTTACGTGGGGCTGCCACTGGCGGTCGAGTTTGGAAAGCAGTTCGACACCGTCGGCTTTGATATCAACCGCGGGCGGGTCGATGAGCTCAGGAGCGGGCAGGACAGCACGCTGGAAGTCGAACCCGAGGAGCTGCGCACGGCCAGCCAGCTGAGTTTCAGTGCGGATCTTGCCGACGTGGCGCAGTGCAATGTCTTTATCGTCACGGTGCCGACCCCGGTGGATGACAGCAAGCAGCCGGACCTGTCGCCGCTGCGCAAGGCCAGCCAGGCTATCGGCTCGATTTTGCAGCCCGGCTCCGTGGTCATTTACGAGTCCACGGTCTACCCCGGCGCGACCGAAGAGGTGTGCGTACCGGTGCTGGAGGCGGCCTCCGGCATGGCCTTCAACAGCGATTTCTTTGTCGGCTACAGCCCCGAGCGCATCAATCCCGGTGACAAGCAGCACCGCCTGCCGAGCATCGTCAAGGTGACGTCGGGCTCCACGCCCGAGGTGGCGGACTTTGTCGATGCGCTGTATCGCCGCGTGATTACCGCGGGTACCCACAAGGCCGGCAGCATCAAGGTGGCCGAAGCCTCCAAGGTGATCGAAAACACCCAGCGTGACCTGAATATCGCCCTGGTGAATGAGCTGGCAATCATCTTCGGCAAGCTCGGTATCGATACCTCCCAGGTGCTGGAAGCCGCCGGCACCAAGTGGAACTTCCTGCCGTTCCGGCCGGGGCTGGTGGGTGGCCACTGCATCGGTGTCGATCCCTATTACCTGACCCACAAGGCACAGGCAGCGGGCTACTTTCCCGACGTCATCCTGGCGGGCCGGCGCATCAATGATGGCATGGGACAGTATGTGGCCGAAGAGGTGGTCAAGCTGATGATCAAGCGCCGGGTGCACGTGGCCGATGCCAGGGTGCTGATCCTCGGGCTGTCGTTCAAGGAAAACTGCCCCGATATCCGCAACACCAAGGTCATCGACGTGGTGCGCGAGCTTGAGTCCTACGGTGCCCATGTGGATGTGCACGACCCCTGGGTTGAGCCTGAACAGGCACGGGACGAATACGGCCTGGCACTGCTGGAAAGCCCGCAGCAGGGCCAGTTTGATGCCGTGGTTCTGGCCGTGGCCCATCGCCAGTTCCAGGAGATGGGGGCAGAACGCATCCGCGGGCTGTGCAGGGACCTCGAACACAGTGTATTGTTTGATGTGAAAGGAATGCTGGCGCTGGATCAGGTGGATAAACGCCTGTAA